Within Streptomyces albofaciens JCM 4342, the genomic segment GGTGTCCGCGGCCGACGGGCGGCGCGTATGGGTGCAGCACAGCGACGACGACGGCGCCACGTGGAGCGCGCCGCGCGAGATCACGGCGCAGGCCAAGCGTTCCAACTGGCGCTGGTACGCCACCACCCCGGGCCACGCCCTGCAACTGCGCAACGGCCCGCACGCCGGCCGCCTGGTCGTCCCCGCCAACCACTCCATCGCCCCCACCTACTCCGGCGACAACGGCACCGAGGGCCGCTACAACGGCGGTCACGTCCTGCTCAGCGACGACGACGGCGCGAGCTGGCGCATCGGCTACACGGACAGCAAACCCAACAACTACATCAACGCCAACGAGACCACCGCGGCCGAACTCCCCGACGGCGCCCTCTACTTCAACACCCGCAACGACTCCCCGGCCCCCGGCAACCGCGCCGACGCCCGCTCCGCGCCCGAGTCGGGCGGCGAGCGGCTGATCAAGCCCTTCCGCCCGCAGGCCGGGCTGACCGGGCCCGTCGTCGAAGGCAGCGTGCTGCACCTGGGCGAGCCCGACGTGCTGCTCTTCTCCGGCCCCGCCGACCCGGCCGACCGCGCGCTGATGACCGTACGGGCGAGCCGGGACCGCGGCGTGACCTGGTACGCGGCGCACACCGTCGACGGGCTCCCGGCCGCCTACTCGGACCTCGTACGGATCGACGCCGCGACCGTCGGGCTGCTCTACGAGACGGGCGATTTCAGCGCCTATTCGACGATCACCTTCCGCCGCATCCCTGTGGAGGAGCTGGTATGAGCACCGGTACGTACGACGACGGCCGGGACCGGGGCCGAGATCCGGACCGGGGCCGAGATGCGGACCGGGACCGGGACCCGCACCGGAGCCAAGACCCGCACCGGGACCGGAGCCAAGCCCCCTACCGGGACCGGAAGCCCGGCCGCATCCGCCGCCGGGCCCTGCTCGGCGGGGCGGCCACGGCCGCCGCGGCCGCCGCCGGGTTCACGCTGGCCGGCTGCGGAGACGGCGGCGACGGGGACGGCGGCGCGGCACCGAAGGAGCGCAAGAAGGGCCAGAAGATCCAGCTGTCCTTCTGGTCATGGGTGCCGGGCATCGACAAACCGGTGGACCTGTGGAACCGCGAACACCCCGACGTGCAGGTCAAGGTGGAGAAGGTGTCCGCCGTCGACGGCCGCCAGTACGCCAAGATGCACGCCGCCGTCAAAGCCGGCAACCCGCCCGACCTCGCCCAGATCGAATTCCCCGTCGTCCCCGGATTCCTGCTGGACAACGCCCTCTTCGACCTGTCCGCCCTCGGCGCCGCCCGCTACAAGGACCGTTTCGTGGGCTGGCAGTGGCAGCAGTCCGTGTTCGGCCAGGGGGTGTACGCCATCCCGCAGGCGTCCGGCCCGATGGGCTTCTTCGTACGCCATGACCTCCTCGGCAAGTGGAACATCCAGCTGCCGCAGACCTGGGACGAGTATGAGGAGGCCGCCAAGGCCGTCCGGCGGCAGGGCGCCTGGATCGAGACGTTCGCACCCACGAACGGCAACCGCTTCGCCGGGCTGGCCTGGCAGGCGGGCGCCAAATGGTACGCCGCCGAGGGCGACACCTGGACCGTGCACATCGACGACGAGCCCACCCGCAAGGTCGCCGACTACTGGGAGTCGCTGGTCCGCCGCAAGCTGGTCAAGACCGTCCCGGACCGGCAGAACGCCTGGTACAAGGACATCCAGACGGGCGCCGTCCCCGCCTGGATCGGCGCCAGCTGGGGCGACGCGCTGCTCGCGGGCAACGCGCCGGGCACCAAGGGGAAGTGGCGCGTCGCACCGCTGCCCCAATGGCAGAAGGGCGCCAACGCGCATGCCAACTGGGGCGGCTCCACCACGGCCGTCTTCGCGAAGGCCTCCTACCCCAAGGACGCGCTGGCCTTCGCCCTCTGGCTCAACTCCGACCCCAAGTCCATCGCGCTGCTGATAGAGGGCGGTTACGGCTTCCCGAGCGCGAAGAAGGGCTACGCCACCGGCGACCTCGACGTGTACCGCGACTTCTTCGGCGGCCAGGCGTACAGCAAGGTGTTCGCGGACGCGGGCGCGCACGTCGACACGAGCTGGCAGTGGGGGCCGGGCGTGGACACCCTCTACCAGCGGCTCGGCGACGCCTTCACGGAAGCGCTGGACGACGGCAGCTCGTTCCGGTCGGTGCTGCGGACCGTACAGGCGCAGACCGTCTCCGACCTGCGGGGCAAGGGACTGAAGGTGGAGAGCGGCGGGTGAGGGGAGCTAACCGGACACGCAGCCGGGCCGCCCGTCCGGCCCGCCCCGTACGGCGCTCCCGCCACCCTCACCACCCCGCCACCCCCGGCTCACCCGTACCGAAGCCCGCAACGCCCGCGCCGCCGCCGGCTTCGTCCTGCCCTTCCTCGCCCTCTTCCTCCTCTGCTTCCTCGCCCCGATCGGCTACGCCGTCCACCAGAGCCTGCACCGCACCGAGCGCACCGGCCCGCTCGGCCTCGGCGGCCAGGAACGCGAGGTCTTCGCGGGCTTCGCGAACTACGCGCACGCGCTCGCCGACGACCGCTTCCTGACCGGCTTCGGCCGGGTCCTGCTCTTCGGTGCCGTCCAGATACCGCTGATGATCGCCTTGGCGACCGTCCTCGCCCTCCTCCTGGAGAGCGCGAGCGCGCGCGGCGTCACCTTCTTCCGCAGCGCGTTCTTCCTGCCGTACGGCGTCCCCGGCGTCATCGCCTCGATCCTGTGGGGCTTCCTGTACGTACCGGGCATCAGCCCGCTCGTGGAGCTCGCCGGGTCGCTCGGCCTGCACGTGGACTTCCTCGCCCGGGACACCGTCCTGTGGTCCATCGCCAACATCGTCCTGTGGCAGTTCACCGGCTACAACATGCTCGTACTGATCTCCCAGCTCAAGGCCGTGCCGGACGAGCTGTACGAGGCGGCGCGCATCGACGGCGCGAACGCCTGGCACATCGCCCGGCACATCAAGATCCCGCTGATCCGGCCCGCACTCGTGCTGACCACCGTCTTCAGCATCATCGGCACGCTCCAGCTGTTCGCCGAGCCGATGGTGCTGCGGCCCCTCGCCGCCACCATCGACTCCGGCTTCACCCCCAACCTGCACGCGTACAGCGAGGCGTTCGTGAGCAACAACCAGCACGTGGCGGCGGCCGAGGCGGTATTGCTGGCGCTGGTCGCCTGCGTGCTGTCGTTCGGCTTCCTGCGGCTGGTGGGGCAGCGGGGCGAGGGGGGCGACAGGTGACCCGTACCACTCTCCACGAGACCCCCCTACCCGTACGCCCGCCCGGGGCCGCCGCCCGCCCGTCCGGCACGGCCACCCGCCCACCCCTCCGCTACCGCGTCATCACCGCCTCCCTCCTCACCGTCGCCGCGATCTACTTCCTCGTCCCCGTCTACTGGCTGATCGTCTCCGCCACCAAGAACAGCGCCGACCTCTTCGGCACCTTCGGCTTCTGGTTCGCCCACCCGCGCCCTCTGGAGTACCTCCGCGACGTCCTCACCTACGATCACGGCGTCTACGTCCGCTGGTTCGCGAACTCCCTGCTGTACGCGGGCGCGGGCGCGCTCGCCGCCACCCTGCTCTCCGCCGCGGCCGGTTACGGGCTCGCCAAATTCCCGTTCCCGGGCCGCGAGGCCGTCTTCAACCTCGTCCTGGCGGGCGTCCTCATCCCCGGTACCGCCCTGGCGCTCCCCCTCTACTTCCTCTTCAGCTCCATGGGCCTGGCCAACACCTACTGGGCGGTGCTCCTCCCCAGCGTCGTGAGCCCCTTCGGCGTCTACCTCTGCCGGATCTACGCGGCGGCCGCCGTACCCGACTCGCTCCTGGAGGCGGCCCGCATCGACGGCGCGGGCGAGGCCCGCATCTTCGCCGGGCTGGGCCTACGCCTCATGACCCCGGCCCTGGTCACCGTCTTCCTCTTCCAGTTCGTCCACATCTGGAACAACTATTTCCTGCCGCTGGTCATGCTCGCCGACTCCGACCTCTACCCCGTCCAGCTCGGCCTGACGTCCTGGACCGGCTACGCGGACCGGCAGCCGGAGCTGTACCAGTACACGGTGGGCGGCGCGTTCCTGTCCGTACTGCCGCTGATGGTGCTGATGACGGTCCTCCAGCGGTACTGGCGTACGGGCCTCACCGAGGGCAGCGTGAAGGCGTGACAGTATCGCTGTCATGACTACTTCCGACGACGCACAGTCCGCCGCCACCACGGCCGAAGCAGCCAAGAAGAAGCCTGCGAAGGACCCCTGGGACCTCCCCGACGTCTCCGGCCTCGTCGTCGGCGTCCTCGGCGGCACCGGCGACCAGGGGCGCGGCCTGGCGTACCGGCTCGCCCGCGCCGGCCAGAAGGTGATCATCGGCTCGCGCGCGGCGGAGCGGGCACAGGCCGCCGCCGACGAGCTGGGCCACGGCGTCGAGGGCGCGGACAACGCGGAGTGCGCGCGGCGCAGCGACATCGTCATCGTGGCCGTACCGTGGGACGGCCACGCCAAGACCCTCCAGTCCCTCCGCGAGGAACTCGCGGGCAAGCTCGTCGTCGACTGCGTCAACCCCCTCGGCTTCGACAAGAAGGGCGCCTACGCGCTCAAGCCGGAGGAGGGCAGCGCCGCCGAGCAGGCCGCGGCCCTGCTTCCCGACTCCCGCGTCACCGCCGCCTTCCACCACCTCTCCGCGGTCCTCCTCCAGAACCCGGAGATCGAGGAGATCGACACCGACGTGATGGTCCTCGGCGAGTCCCGCGCCGACACCGACCAGGTCCAGGCCCTGGCCGCCCGCATCCCCGGCATGCGCGGCATCTACGCGGGCCGCCTGCGCAACGCGCACCAGGTCGAGTCCCTGGTGGCCAACCTGATCTCCACCAACCGGCGCTACAAAGCGCATGCGGGCCTGCGCATCACGGACGTATAGTCCGGGCCGTCAGCCCCCTCCTCCTCCCACGAAAAGGAATGGTGACGCCATGCAGTGGTTGCCCTAGCCGCCCGCCCGGAAGGTCCGGGAGCCCGGGCGGCGGGTTCCGGAAGGAACGCGATGTCCCGCACGGACAAAACGAAACCACTGTGGGTACGCCACGCGGAGCACGGCCCCCGGCCGGTCCACGACCACCGCTACGGCCCCTGCGACCTCCCGCCCCACCCGACGCGGGAGGCCGCAGGCACCCGCTGTCGCTGGGAGCACCCCGGCACGCTCCTCCTCGGCCACACCTGCTGTGCCGGCTGCCAGCGGCGCGGCTGCACGAAGGAGTGGCAGGCGTACGTACGCTCCGGCAACCGCAGGACACGCCATGCGGCCCGGCGTGCGGCGAGGCGCTACGTCACCGGGGACTGGGCCGACTGACCTCCCTCTACGGGCCCCTGGGGCGGCCGGGCGCCGCCCCAGGGGGCCCGACCGTCCCCCGGTCCCCGGCCGCCCGGGGCCCTCGGCCCCCGCCCCACGGTCATGGTGGACACTGGGAGAAAACACCACACCCCACCCACAGGAGCCGACCCCATGCCCCGCCTCGCCGTCTTCGCCCTCGTCGTCTGCGCCCTCGCCGTCGCCGCGGCCGTCGTCTCGTTCGCCCAGGGCAGCTGGCTCGGCATCGTGTGGATCTTGATGGCGGGGATCAGCAGCAACATGGCGTGGTTCTATGTGCGGAAGGCGAAGATGGAGCGCGCGGGCCAGGACGGTGCGGCCGCAGCCGGCTGAGAACCGCCTGGTCAGAGCGCGTACGGATCGGCGCGCACGGCGTCTCCGAGGTGCTTGAGGGCATCGCGGAGCGCGGGTGGGGCTCCGGTGGCGGCGAGGCCGTTGCGTACGGCCTCGTCCAGCAGCCGCCGGGTACGTACGGACGCGGTCTCACCGACGGTGGGTACTATCGCGGCCACCAGCTCTTCGGCGTCGCGCCACGCGCGGAGGTGCAGTAGGCAGTCCAGGAGTCGGGCGGCGGCCATGCCCCGATGCCCGACGACGGGTCCGCCTCGCTGCTCCGCGGAGCTCTGGAGGAAAGGGACGGCCCCTGCGTGGTCGCCCGCGGTCTGGATGGCGTGTCCGTGATGCCCGTCGATCTCATCAGTCAGGATCCACCACGACCACGCCGGATCTTGAGACGTGCCGTCGCACTCCAGCAGCGACCGCGCCCTGTCGAACAAGCGACCGGCCTCGGCGAGGGCACCGCAGCCCGCGAGCCCCTTCGCCTCCCGCACGCGGAAGATCGCCTCGACCCGGGGCGACAGGCGGTCCTGCTCGATGACCGCACGCGCCACGGCCAGCTCCTCGCGGCAGCGGCCGAGCCAGCCGGAATGCATCGCGATGTTCTGCAGAATGAGCAACTCCATCGACCGGTCGCCGGACAGCTTCGCCAGAAACAGCGCCTCTTGATTGAAACGCCGCGCGGCGTCGTGCAGCTCGGCGTCGAAGAGGGCCCAGCCGGCGACCTCGGCCAGCTCGCTCGCGGCCGATCTGATGTCGCGTCCGTACGTGCTGTCGTAGTCGCCGTCTCCCAGCCGCCGGTGCACGCTTTTGAAGGTACGTGCCGCCACTTCGGCGATCGGCATTCCCGTCAACTCGTTGTCCAGAAAGATCAGCCGCTGGGACGCTTCCCGGATCGCCTGCGCGTACTCGGCCCCGCGCGTTTCGTTCAGACGCAGCAGCGGCACGCGCTCGTGCACGTCCTCGCGCAACCGCCCCACCGAAACGTCCAAGGCCGCGGCGATGAAGGGCAGCCATTCCCGGGGAACCCGCTTCCCCGTCTCCCACCTGCTGACTTCCTTCCGCGTCACAGGATCGCCGCAGACACCGGCGGCCTTGCAGACCTCACGCGCCAACCACGCTTGCGAGCGCTCGCCCCGGAGGTGACGGATGCGAGCCCCGATGTTTTCCGGCATGACTCCATACTGGCCGACACGGGGCCGACAAGAGGCCGGCATGGGGCGGCTGTTGTACGTGGTGGCGTGGCGACACGATTGCCTCATGAACCAATACCGAGGAACCCTCGACCCCCCCCCGTCCACCTGCTGGATCCGTTCGCAGGAGACATCAACCCCATTCCGAGGGACGGCTGCGCCCGTTGCGCGGCGGAGGCCGCGCGGCGGGAGGGGGCGCGGGATGCGGGGCATCTCTTCGTGGCCGTGGAAGCGAGCAATGAGATTCGTCGGCACCCGCGTCACCGGGTTGTTCAGGGGGACGTTAGTGGTGCGGGAGTGGGTCCCGGTCCGGTACAGCACAGGCGAGGAGCGTACGTCGTGGCTTGGTGGTTGACGAAGAACGGGAATCCGCAGGACGACAGCGACAGCGGCAACAAGCACGGGGGCGGCGGCTCGGACGAGGGCGGCAACACGAACGACGGCCAGGGCCCGGCGGAAGGCCGGTGACCGTGCACGAGGAAATGGCGGCGGGTCCGGAAGGGCTCGCCGCTGTGCTCATGGGGAAGGGGGCGCTGACGAGTGACTGGCTGCCGTCCTACGAGGCGGTGCCGCGTCATCGGTTTGTGCCCGAGGTGATCTGGCCCGGTCGTGGGGGTGGAAATCGGCAGGGTGATCGGGTGATGCGTGGTGAGGAGCCCGAGGCGTGGTGGGTGGCTGTTCATCGTGACGCGCCGATTACGACGCAATGGGATGACGGGGAGTACACCGGGCCCGGGAAGGGGCGCATTCCGTCCAGTTCCAGTTCGATGCCGACGATGGTGTTTTCGATGCTGGGCGCGTTGAGCGTGGAAAAGGGGCATCGGGTGCTGGAGATCGGCACCGGTACCGGGTGGAACGCGGCGCTGCTGTCCCACCGGGTCGGGGCGGAGAATGTCGTCACCGTGGAGGTGGATGAAGGTAGCGCCCGGGACGCGCGGCGGCGCCTTGCGGAGGCGGGGTTCGAGCCGCTGGCCGTCGTCGGGGACGGGGCCGAGGGATACGCCGAGGGCGGACCGTACGATCGCGTGATCGCCACGTGTTCCATCGGCCGTGTGCCGCGGGCATGGGTGACGCAGACGAAGCCGGGCGGGATTGTGGTCGCCCCTTGGGGGCCGGTCTACGGGGGCGAGGCGGTGGTCCGGCTTTCCGTGGCCGGAGACGGGACGGCGGCGGGTCGGTTTGTGGGGGCCTCGGCATTTATGCGGCTGCGTGCTCAGCGTTCCGTCCGTAAACACGTACGGGAATATCTCGGAGGTCGTGATTGGCCGGCGGATGGGGTGCGCGGTACGACCTTTCTTTCCCCGGATGCGGTGGGGGACTGGCCGGTCATGTTCGCCATCGGGGTGCAAGTGCCGAATGCGTTTCCGTGGATGGAACCGTACGAGGACGGCTCCTATACGTTGTGGCTCCGGGATACGGCTGTCACCTCGTGGGCGACGGTCGATTACGTACCGGGGTGTGTGGAGTTCGAGGTTTATCAGAGCGGTCCCCGGCGGCTGTGGGATGAAGTGGTTGCTGCCCATCGTTGGTGGGAGGGGCGGGGAAGGCCGGGGTTTGAGCGGTTCGGGCTGACCGTGGACGGGGGCGGCGAGTGGGTGTGGCTGGATTCGCCGGACAGGCCGGTGTCGGTGGTGGGCTGACCGTTCGGGGGCGCCGGGAGGCGGTGGCCCGTACGGTTACGCCCCCCCTGCCCCACCCACCTGCGGAATCTGCGGTTCCCCCTGCCAGAACCGGAACAGTTCCTGGCCCCAGTATGTGTCCCAGTTGCTGACGCCGAGGCCGCGGAGGATCGCGTCGACCGCGTCGAAGAAGACGTGGTTGATTTCCGGGACCCACAGCAGGCCGAAGACGGCGATCAGGCCGAAGGGGGCGAAGGGTTCCACCTGGCGGCGGATGGTGTGGGAGAGCCAGGGTTCGAGGACGCCGTAGCCGTCGAGGCCGGGGACCGGGAGGAAGTTCAGGATGGCGGCGGTCACCTGGAGGAGGGCCAGGAAGGCCAGGGCGTAGCGGAAGTCGCGTGGGACGTCGTCCATGGCGCCGAGCCAGAAGGGGGCCGAGACGACCGCGGCGAAGAGGACGTTCGTCAGGGGGCCGGCCGCCGAGATCAGGCTGTGCCGCCAGCGGCCCCGGATGCGGCCGCGTTCGATGAAGACCGCGCCGCCCGGCAGGCCGATGCCGCCCAGGATCACGAAGATCACCGGGAGGACGATGCTGAGGAGCGCGTGGGTGTATTTGAGGGGGTTGAGGGTGAGGTAGCCCTTGGCGCCGATGGAGATGTCGCCGCTGTGCAGGGCGGTACGGGCGTGGGCGTACTCGTGGAGGCACAGCGAGACGATCCACCCGGAGACGACGAACAGGAAGACCGCGAAGCCCGGGCTGGCCGCGAGGCGTCCGGTCCAGACGGCCCACCCCGACACCGCCATGACGGCGACGAGCGCGAGGAAGACCGGGCTGACGCGGCGGTCGGCGCGCTGTGCTGCTGTGGTCATCGTGTGGTGCTCCCGGTTTCGCTGTGACAGGCAGTCACGACCGTAATCCACGGACGCGGCGACCGTGCACGGAAAACGACAGGCGGCGGGCCGGGAGTTCCGGGCAGGCTGGCCCCATGACGGATACGGGGGCGGGACGGACGGGGTGCTCCGGGCGGGCCCGGCGGGGGGACGGGCCGTACGGGGCCGTGGCGCGCGGGGAGTGTGGGCCGTGAACCGATCGTACGTACAGGACAATGGTCCGGTGCGCTACGGAATCCTCGGTACGGCCCAGGCCCACCGGAGCGACGGGACGCCCGTCGCCCTCGGCGGGCCCCGCCTGCGCACGCTGCTCACGGCGCTCGCGCTGCGCCCCGGCCGGGCCCTCACCGCCGAGCTGCTGATCGCCGACATCTGGGGCCCGGAGCCGCCCGCCGACGCGACCGGCGCGTTGCAGGCGCTGATCGCGCGGCTGCGCCGGTCCGTCGGCCGGGAGGCGATCGCCTCCGTACCCGGCGGGTACCGGCTCTGTGCCGTCCCCGCCGACGTCGACCTGCACCGTTTTGAGCAGCTGGCGGACGAGGGGGCCGTGGCGCTGGCCGACGGCGATCCGGTCAAGGCCGCCGCGCTGCTCGACGACGCTCTGGCGCTGTGGCGCGGCCCGGCGCTGGCCGACCTCCCGGAGGCGGCGGGTGAGGCCGCCCGCGCCGAACGTGCGCACCTGGAGGCCCGGCGTGCCCGGCTCGCCGCCGAGGTCGCCCTCGGCCGGCCCGGCCAGGCCCTGCCCGCGCTGACGGCCCTGTGCGAGGACCATCCCCTCGACGAACCGCTCCAGGTCTTGCGTCTACGCGCGCTGCGGGCGGCGGGGCGCACGGCCGAAGCGCTCGATGCGTACGCCTCGGTACGGGCCGCCATCGCCGACCGCCTCGGCACGGAACCTGGTCCCGAACTGCGCGCGCTGCACATGGGGTTGTTGCAGGAGGAGGAGCAGGCGGCGGGGGAGGCGGTGGCTCCGGCGGGGGAGGCGGTGGCTCGCCAGGCGGAGGAAGCGGCTGACGATCATCCGGCCCCGGCCCCTCGCCGCGGCAATCTTCGTACCCGTCCCACCTCCTTCGTCGGGCGGGAGGACGACCTGGCGGTGATCCGGGCCGACCTGGGCATGCACCGGCTGGTGACGCTGCTCGGGCCGGGCGGGGCGGGAAAGACGCGGCTCTCGCAGGAGAGTGCCGAGGCGGCGGCCGCCGCGGCGCCCGGGATGTGGCCGGACGGCGTGTGGTTCGCGGAGCTGGCGCCCGTGGACGATCCGCAGACCGTGCCGGAGGCGGTGCTCACCGCGCTCGGGGCGCGTGAGACCGTCGTACGCACCACCGCCGACGAACTGCGCGCCGCCGCCGACCCGACCACGTACGACCCGATGGCGCGCCTCGCCGAGCACTGCGCGAGCCGCCGGATGCTGCTCGTCCTCGACAACTGCGAGCATGTGATCGGCGCCGCCGCCGACCTGGCGGACCGGCTGCTGGCCGAGTGTCCCGGGGTGACCGTGCTGGCCACCAGCCGGGAGCCGCTGGCCGTGCCGGGGGAGGCGCTGCGGCCGGTGGAACCGCTGCCCGACCCGGTCGCGCTGCGGCTGCTGGCGGACCGTGGTGCGGCCGCCCGGCCCGGGTTCCGCGTCGAGGACGACCCGGTCGCGTGCGCGGAGATCTGCCGACGGCTCGACGGGCTGCCGCTCGCCATCGAACTGGCCGCGGCCCGGCTGCGCTTGCTCACCCCGCGCCAGCTCGCCGACCGGCTGGACGACCGGTTCCGGCTGCTGACCAGCGGAAGCCGTACCGTACTGCCCCGGCAGCAGACGCTGCGGGCGGTGGTGGACTGGTCCTGGGACCTGCTCGACGACCCCGAGCGCGCCGTGCTGCGCCGGCTGTCCGTCTTCTCCGGAGGGTGCGACCTCGCCCAGGCGGAGGTGGTCTGCGCGGACGGGGCGGGAGAACGGGGTACGGGTGGTCCGGTGGCTCCCCGCGACGTCGCCGCCCTGCTCGGGTCGCTGATCGACAAGTCGCTGGTCGTCGCCGCGCCGGGCGGGGACGGACGGATGCGCTACCGGCTGCTGGAGACCGTCTCGGAGTACGCCGGTGAGCGGCTGGACGAGGCGGGGGAGCGGGCCGCGGCCGAGCGGCGGCACCTGGTCGCGTACCGCGAACTGGCCCGTACGGCCGACCCGTTGCTGCGCGGACCGGCCCAGCGGGCCTGGCTGGAGCGGCTGGAGCTGGAGCACGACAACCTGCGGACCGCGCTGCGCCGGGCCGTCGCCGTCCGCGACGAGCAGGAGGCGCTGTGCCTGGTGCTGTCCCTCCAGTGGTTCTGGTCGCTGCGCGACCACCGCGCCGACGCCCGCGCCTGGTCGGCCGCCGTGGCGGCGCTCGGCCCCGATCCCTTCGCGCCGCCCGTCGTGCCCGCGCCCGATCTGTACGCGCGGCCCATCGACGCGCCGCCGCCGATGGATCCGGAGCAGTTGCAGGAGGCGCGTCGCGAGGTCCGGCTGGTGGGGCTGTCCAATTCGGACAGCGACATCGCGGTCCTGGGCAACCCGGAGCGGCGGGAGGAGCTGATGGGCATCCTGGCCGCGTACCGCAGCGGCATGCCGCAGACGTGCAAGGTGCCGGGCGTCCTGTGGTACTACGCGATGATGATGACGGGCCGCTTCGACGACCTGGCGCACCTCGTCCACCAGGCGGTGAGCGCCTGCCGGGAGTACGGCTACGACTGGGAGCTGGCGTACGTCCTCCAGCTGCGCGCCAAGATCTTCAACGACCGCCGGGACGGGCTGGCCCAGGCCCGCCAGGACGCCGACGAGTCCCTGGAGATCTTCGTCCGGCTCGGTGACGCGTGGGGCGCGGCGGAAGCCCTGGCCGGGCGCG encodes:
- a CDS encoding sialidase family protein, with product MAHETSLPFRAGSEGYASFRIPAVVITRPTAPAVDGVTTAPGTLLAFAEGRVRSAADHGDIDLVLKRSADGGRTWGPLQVVAHNGAGTAGNPAPVVLDGGRIVLLHVRNAATATEDRIRRGLVSAADGRRVWVQHSDDDGATWSAPREITAQAKRSNWRWYATTPGHALQLRNGPHAGRLVVPANHSIAPTYSGDNGTEGRYNGGHVLLSDDDGASWRIGYTDSKPNNYINANETTAAELPDGALYFNTRNDSPAPGNRADARSAPESGGERLIKPFRPQAGLTGPVVEGSVLHLGEPDVLLFSGPADPADRALMTVRASRDRGVTWYAAHTVDGLPAAYSDLVRIDAATVGLLYETGDFSAYSTITFRRIPVEELV
- a CDS encoding ABC transporter substrate-binding protein, which produces MSTGTYDDGRDRGRDPDRGRDADRDRDPHRSQDPHRDRSQAPYRDRKPGRIRRRALLGGAATAAAAAAGFTLAGCGDGGDGDGGAAPKERKKGQKIQLSFWSWVPGIDKPVDLWNREHPDVQVKVEKVSAVDGRQYAKMHAAVKAGNPPDLAQIEFPVVPGFLLDNALFDLSALGAARYKDRFVGWQWQQSVFGQGVYAIPQASGPMGFFVRHDLLGKWNIQLPQTWDEYEEAAKAVRRQGAWIETFAPTNGNRFAGLAWQAGAKWYAAEGDTWTVHIDDEPTRKVADYWESLVRRKLVKTVPDRQNAWYKDIQTGAVPAWIGASWGDALLAGNAPGTKGKWRVAPLPQWQKGANAHANWGGSTTAVFAKASYPKDALAFALWLNSDPKSIALLIEGGYGFPSAKKGYATGDLDVYRDFFGGQAYSKVFADAGAHVDTSWQWGPGVDTLYQRLGDAFTEALDDGSSFRSVLRTVQAQTVSDLRGKGLKVESGG
- a CDS encoding carbohydrate ABC transporter permease, producing MPFLALFLLCFLAPIGYAVHQSLHRTERTGPLGLGGQEREVFAGFANYAHALADDRFLTGFGRVLLFGAVQIPLMIALATVLALLLESASARGVTFFRSAFFLPYGVPGVIASILWGFLYVPGISPLVELAGSLGLHVDFLARDTVLWSIANIVLWQFTGYNMLVLISQLKAVPDELYEAARIDGANAWHIARHIKIPLIRPALVLTTVFSIIGTLQLFAEPMVLRPLAATIDSGFTPNLHAYSEAFVSNNQHVAAAEAVLLALVACVLSFGFLRLVGQRGEGGDR
- a CDS encoding carbohydrate ABC transporter permease is translated as MTASLLTVAAIYFLVPVYWLIVSATKNSADLFGTFGFWFAHPRPLEYLRDVLTYDHGVYVRWFANSLLYAGAGALAATLLSAAAGYGLAKFPFPGREAVFNLVLAGVLIPGTALALPLYFLFSSMGLANTYWAVLLPSVVSPFGVYLCRIYAAAAVPDSLLEAARIDGAGEARIFAGLGLRLMTPALVTVFLFQFVHIWNNYFLPLVMLADSDLYPVQLGLTSWTGYADRQPELYQYTVGGAFLSVLPLMVLMTVLQRYWRTGLTEGSVKA
- the npdG gene encoding NADPH-dependent F420 reductase, with protein sequence MTTSDDAQSAATTAEAAKKKPAKDPWDLPDVSGLVVGVLGGTGDQGRGLAYRLARAGQKVIIGSRAAERAQAAADELGHGVEGADNAECARRSDIVIVAVPWDGHAKTLQSLREELAGKLVVDCVNPLGFDKKGAYALKPEEGSAAEQAAALLPDSRVTAAFHHLSAVLLQNPEIEEIDTDVMVLGESRADTDQVQALAARIPGMRGIYAGRLRNAHQVESLVANLISTNRRYKAHAGLRITDV
- a CDS encoding helix-turn-helix transcriptional regulator, translating into MPENIGARIRHLRGERSQAWLAREVCKAAGVCGDPVTRKEVSRWETGKRVPREWLPFIAAALDVSVGRLREDVHERVPLLRLNETRGAEYAQAIREASQRLIFLDNELTGMPIAEVAARTFKSVHRRLGDGDYDSTYGRDIRSAASELAEVAGWALFDAELHDAARRFNQEALFLAKLSGDRSMELLILQNIAMHSGWLGRCREELAVARAVIEQDRLSPRVEAIFRVREAKGLAGCGALAEAGRLFDRARSLLECDGTSQDPAWSWWILTDEIDGHHGHAIQTAGDHAGAVPFLQSSAEQRGGPVVGHRGMAAARLLDCLLHLRAWRDAEELVAAIVPTVGETASVRTRRLLDEAVRNGLAATGAPPALRDALKHLGDAVRADPYAL
- a CDS encoding methyltransferase domain-containing protein, which gives rise to MTVHEEMAAGPEGLAAVLMGKGALTSDWLPSYEAVPRHRFVPEVIWPGRGGGNRQGDRVMRGEEPEAWWVAVHRDAPITTQWDDGEYTGPGKGRIPSSSSSMPTMVFSMLGALSVEKGHRVLEIGTGTGWNAALLSHRVGAENVVTVEVDEGSARDARRRLAEAGFEPLAVVGDGAEGYAEGGPYDRVIATCSIGRVPRAWVTQTKPGGIVVAPWGPVYGGEAVVRLSVAGDGTAAGRFVGASAFMRLRAQRSVRKHVREYLGGRDWPADGVRGTTFLSPDAVGDWPVMFAIGVQVPNAFPWMEPYEDGSYTLWLRDTAVTSWATVDYVPGCVEFEVYQSGPRRLWDEVVAAHRWWEGRGRPGFERFGLTVDGGGEWVWLDSPDRPVSVVG
- a CDS encoding site-2 protease family protein, which codes for MTTAAQRADRRVSPVFLALVAVMAVSGWAVWTGRLAASPGFAVFLFVVSGWIVSLCLHEYAHARTALHSGDISIGAKGYLTLNPLKYTHALLSIVLPVIFVILGGIGLPGGAVFIERGRIRGRWRHSLISAAGPLTNVLFAAVVSAPFWLGAMDDVPRDFRYALAFLALLQVTAAILNFLPVPGLDGYGVLEPWLSHTIRRQVEPFAPFGLIAVFGLLWVPEINHVFFDAVDAILRGLGVSNWDTYWGQELFRFWQGEPQIPQVGGAGGA